From the Theobroma cacao cultivar B97-61/B2 chromosome 2, Criollo_cocoa_genome_V2, whole genome shotgun sequence genome, one window contains:
- the LOC18607063 gene encoding tyrosine/DOPA decarboxylase 1 produces MGSLESIVNLENNSSDIVNPLNPDEFRRQGHIIIDFLADYYQNIEKYPVLSQVEPGYLRKLLPMSAPYIAEPVEAILQDVEKHIIPGITHWQSPNYFAYFPSSGSVAGFLGEVLSTGFNVVGFNWISSPAATELESIVMDWLGQMLELPQRFLFTGNGGGVIQGTTCEAMLCTLTAARDQMLSKIGRENIGKLVVYGSDQTHSAVAKAAKIVGIDPKNFRAIKTNKSTSFGLSPESLRIAITKDVKTGLIPLYLCATVGTTSTTAVDPLRPLCDVAKEYGVWVHVDAAYAGSACICPEFRHFINGVEGANSFSLNAHKWFFTTLDCCCLWVKDPSTLTKSLSTNPEYLKNKASDSKQVVDYKDWQVTLSRRFRAMKLWLVLRSYGVANLRNFLRSHVKMAKRFEELLASDNRFEVVVPRYFATVCFRVLPSALCKIQNEPCGKADHHVHQKHANEFNRKLLESINASGHMYMTHAQVEGIYMIRFAVGATLTEDKHVTKAWEVVREMVDTMLKLHPQ; encoded by the coding sequence ATGGGTAGCCTTGAATCCATCGTTAATCTAGAAAACAATTCTTCCGACATTGTTAACCCTCTGAATCCTGATGAATTTAGGAGGCAAGGCCACATAATCATAGATTTCTTAGCTGACTATTACCAAAACATTGAGAAATACCCGGTTTTAAGTCAGGTTGAACCAGGCTACCTTCGGAAACTCTTGCCAATGTCCGCCCCATATATTGCTGAACCCGTTGAAGCAATCCTTCAAGATGTTGAGAAACATATAATCCCTGGTATAACGCACTGGCAAAGTCCTAACTATTTTGCATACTTCCCATCAAGTGGCAGCGTTGCTGGCTTCCTTGGGGAGGTGCTTAGCACCGGTTTCAATGTGGTGGGATTCAATTGGATATCATCACCAGCTGCGACGGAGCTTGAATCCATAGTCATGGATTGGCTTGGTCAAATGCTTGAGCTTCCTCAAAGGTTCCTTTTCACTGGAAATGGAGGGGGTGTGATACAGGGAACTACTTGTGAGGCCATGTTGTGTACACTAACAGCAGCAAGAGATCAAATGTTGAGCAAAATTGGGAGGGAGAATATTGGGAAATTAGTTGTCTATGGGTCGGACCAAACACATAGCGCTGTAGCAAAGGCAGCTAAAATTGTGGGTATCGACCCTAAAAATTTTCGGGCGATCAAGACAAACAAATCAACATCATTTGGTCTGTCACCAGAATCATTACGAATTGCAATAACTAAGGATGTCAAAACAGGACTGATCCCACTATATCTATGTGCCACAGTGGGGACAACATCGACCACTGCTGTTGATCCATTAAGGCCGCTGTGTGATGTGGCAAAAGAATATGGAGTGTGGGTTCATGTCGATGCTGCTTATGCAGGAAGTGCCTGTATTTGCCCTGAGTTTCGACATTTTATCAATGGTGTGGAAGGTGCAAACTCTTTTAGTCTTAATGCTCATAAATGGTTCTTCACCACTTTGGATTGCTGTTGTCTTTGGGTGAAGGATCCAAGCACTCTTACAAAATCTCTCTCAACAAACCCGGAATACCTGAAAAATAAAGCAAGTGATTCAAAGCAAGTGGTAGACTACAAAGATTGGCAGGTAACTCTTAGCAGAAGGTTTCGAGCTATGAAACTTTGGCTTGTGCTTAGAAGTTACGGTGTGGCCAATCTTAGAAACTTTCTGAGAAGCCACGTTAAAATGGCAAAACGTTTCGAAGAGCTCCTGGCTAGCGACAACAGGTTTGAGGTGGTAGTACCCAGGTATTTTGCTACGGTCTGTTTCAGGGTTTTGCCATCCGCTCTGTGTAAAATTCAGAATGAACCTTGCGGTAAAGCTGATCATCATGTCCATCAGAAGCATGCAAACGAGTTTAACAGAAAATTGTTAGAGTCAATCAACGCATCGGGGCATATGTACATGACTCATGCTCAGGTTGAGGGAATTTATATGATAAGATTTGCCGTCGGCGCCACTCTTACAGAGGATAAACATGTTACCAAGGCTTGGGAGGTGGTGCGAGAGATGGTGGATACCATGCTTAAGCTCCATCCACAGTAA
- the LOC18607064 gene encoding mediator of RNA polymerase II transcription subunit 19a isoform X2: protein MDLESNRFGRGPKELGGAVDLIKKFKLWPHHEFFCKRPLPLSISETTYIRNVVGDTEIRKGKGMELDQLFPNASDSRGRNLSIGPFDLDLLGEAFQMRETACVDLPLAEKGIPTMVSKSKAESKDKKRKHRKQKDKEKEKDKNSKKHKHHHKDMTSDRNKNKIRHHDSGPEDLKKPQDKKRRYAVNDDFLDVHRHQNGQN from the exons ATGGATCTTGAAAGCAATAGGTTTGGAAGAG GACCTAAAGAACTTGGTGGTGCCGTTGATCtcatcaaaaaattcaaactctgGCCACATCATGAATTCTTTTGCAAGAGGCCGCTTCCTTTGTCAATATCAGAGACAACCTATATCCGAAATGTGGTCGGAGACACAGAAATCAGGAAAGGCAAAGGGATGGAGTTGGATCAGCTTTTCCCAAATGCCTCTGATTCGAGAGGGAGAAATCTAAGCATAGGTCCTTTTGACTTGGATTTACTTGGGGAAGCCTTTCAGATGAGAGAAACTGCTTGTGTTGACCTGCCTttg GCAGAGAAGGGGATCCCCACAATGGTCTCTAAGTCAAAAGCTGAGTCCAAAGACAAGAAGAGGAAGCATAGAAAGCAAAAAGacaaggaaaaagagaaagataaaaatagtAAGAAGCATAAGCATCATCACAAGGACATGACTAGTgatagaaataaaaacaaaattagacATCATGATTCTGGTCCTGAGGATTTGAAGAAACCGCAAGACAAG AAAAGGAGGTATGCtgtgaatgatgattttttgGATGTCCACAGACATCAAAATGGCCAG AATTGA
- the LOC18607064 gene encoding probable mediator of RNA polymerase II transcription subunit 19b isoform X1, giving the protein MDLESNRFGRGPKELGGAVDLIKKFKLWPHHEFFCKRPLPLSISETTYIRNVVGDTEIRKGKGMELDQLFPNASDSRGRNLSIGPFDLDLLGEAFQMRETACVDLPLAEKGIPTMVSKSKAESKDKKRKHRKQKDKEKEKDKNSKKHKHHHKDMTSDRNKNKIRHHDSGPEDLKKPQDKKRRYAVNDDFLDVHRHQNGQNPRRIERGKLKVAG; this is encoded by the exons ATGGATCTTGAAAGCAATAGGTTTGGAAGAG GACCTAAAGAACTTGGTGGTGCCGTTGATCtcatcaaaaaattcaaactctgGCCACATCATGAATTCTTTTGCAAGAGGCCGCTTCCTTTGTCAATATCAGAGACAACCTATATCCGAAATGTGGTCGGAGACACAGAAATCAGGAAAGGCAAAGGGATGGAGTTGGATCAGCTTTTCCCAAATGCCTCTGATTCGAGAGGGAGAAATCTAAGCATAGGTCCTTTTGACTTGGATTTACTTGGGGAAGCCTTTCAGATGAGAGAAACTGCTTGTGTTGACCTGCCTttg GCAGAGAAGGGGATCCCCACAATGGTCTCTAAGTCAAAAGCTGAGTCCAAAGACAAGAAGAGGAAGCATAGAAAGCAAAAAGacaaggaaaaagagaaagataaaaatagtAAGAAGCATAAGCATCATCACAAGGACATGACTAGTgatagaaataaaaacaaaattagacATCATGATTCTGGTCCTGAGGATTTGAAGAAACCGCAAGACAAG AAAAGGAGGTATGCtgtgaatgatgattttttgGATGTCCACAGACATCAAAATGGCCAG AACCCTAGAAGGATTGAGAGGGGCAAGTTAAAGGTGGCTGGTTGA
- the LOC18607066 gene encoding BAG family molecular chaperone regulator 3 — protein MMKRKSNVYGRMSSESANNTTSSASSYSTSLEEAIEWEMRPGGMLVQKRTQNADVSAPDIRLRVAYGAVRYEISVNSQATFGEVKKLLRAETGLQAGEQRVIFKGKERENGEYLDICGVKDRSKVILMEDPASIERRFIEMRRNAKIQSAHRAINDVSMEVDQLADQVSAIEKSISGGVKVPEVQVTTLIEMLMRQAIKLENIAAEGDAFAQKILQGKRVQKCVETLDTLKISNAKVKPVIVTTKWETFEPSPAMAQWEIFD, from the exons ATGATGAAGAGAAAGTCCAATGTGTATGGTAGAATGAGTAGTGAAAGCGCAAACAATACAACATCGTCCGCCTCCTCCTACTCCACGTCCTTGGAAGAAGCAATCGAGTGGGAAATGAGACCCGGAGGGATGCTGGTGCAAAAGAGAACCCAGAACGCCGACGTTTCAGCCCCTGATATTCGCTTACGTGTTGCTTACGGGGCGGTGCGTTACGAGATCTCCGTGAACTCTCAAGCGACTTTTG GGGAGGTGAAGAAACTTCTAAGAGCGGAAACAGGGTTGCAAGCAGGCGAACAGAGAGTGATATTCAaagggaaagagagagaaaacggtgagtatctAGACATATGCGGGGTCAAAGACCGATCGAAAGTCATACTGATGGAGGACCCAGCGAGCATTGAGCGAAGGTTCATCGAGATGCGCAGAAACGCCAAGATCCAGAGTGCACACCGCGCCATCAACGACGTCTCCATGGAAGTCGATCAGCTGGCGGACCAA GTTTCTGCAATCGAAAAATCAATCTCTGGTGGAGTTAAGGTACCGGAGGTTCAAGTCACAACACTTATTGAGATGCTCATGAGACAAGCAATCAAGCTAGAAAACATTGCTGCAGAGGGAGATGCTTTTGCCCAGAAAATTTTGCAG GGCAAGAGAGTTCAGAAATGTGTTGAAACCCTTGACACGTTGAAGATATCAAATGCTAAAGTAAAGCCTGTTATCGTCACAACCAAATGGGAGACCTTTGAGCCTTCTCCGGCCATGGCACAATGGGAAATTTTTGATTGA
- the LOC18607065 gene encoding pentatricopeptide repeat-containing protein At4g21065, which translates to MLSKHPRNHSFVLFSSLTTSCCYSTTPPPASSCPENPVSFIVKKCISLLQNYGSSELKLRQIHAFSLRHGVPLNDPDIGKHLIYSLVSLSTPISYPYSIFSRIQSSNVFIWNTMIRGYAESENPEPALELYRQMQASCIEPDTHTYPFLLKAVAKLADIRVGENMHSTVIRNGFESLVFVQNSMLHMYAACGLVDSAYKMFELMPARDVVAWNSVINGFALNGKPNEALTLFREMGLEGVEPDGFTLVSLFSACAELGALALGNRIHVYIVKVGLSENLHVKNALLDLYAKCGSIREAKKVFNEMKERNVVSWSSLIVGLAVNGFVKEALQLFKEMERKGLVPSEVTFVGVLYACSHCGMVDEGFDYFTRMKEEYGILPKIEHHGCMVDLLSRAGLVKEAYHYIQNMPLQPNAVIWRTLLGACTTYGHLTLGEYARAQILQLEPGCSGDYVLLSNLYASEQRWSDVHILRRKMLREGVKKVPGYSLVELGNHVYEFVMGDRSHPQSEEIYAMLAEITKRLRLEGYAPHTANVLADIEEEEKENALSYHSEKIAIAFMLLKTAPGTPIRVVKNLRVCADCHMAIKLLSKVFKREIIIRDRSRFHHFRNGSCSCMDYW; encoded by the coding sequence ATGCTCTCAAAGCACCCAAGGAACCATTCGTTCGTCCTTTTCTCGTCTTTAACGACCTCATGTTGCTACTCCACAACGCCACCACCCGCATCATCTTGCCCAGAAAATCCAGTATCTTTCATAGTCAAGAAATGCATTTCGCTCTTACAGAACTATGGCTCTTCCGAACTCAAACTCAGACAAATCCACGCTTTCTCTCTCAGGCATGGGGTCCCACTCAACGACCCTGATATCGGCAAACACCTTATTTACAGTCTTGTTTCCCTCTCGACTCCCATTTCTTACCCTTACAGCATCTTTTCTCGAATCCAGAGCTCCAATGTATTCATTTGGAATACCATGATTAGAGGCTATGCTGAGAGTGAAAACCCAGAGCCAGCCCTCGAATTATACCGCCAGATGCAGGCGTCTTGCATCGAACCTGATACTCATACATACCCCTTTCTTTTAAAAGCCGTTGCTAAGTTGGCGGACATAAGAGTTGGTGAAAATATGCATTCCACTGTTATAAGAAATGGGTTCGAGTCGTTAGTCTTTGTTCAGAACTCTATGCTTCATATGTATGCTGCCTGTGGACTCGTCGACAGTGCGTATAAGATGTTTGAATTAATGCCTGCAAGAGACGTCGTGGCTTGGAATTCTGTGATCAATGGGTTCGCTCTTAATGGGAAACCTAACGAGGCTTTGACTCTCTTCAGGGAAATGGGTTTGGAGGGTGTGGAGCCAGATGGGTTCACTTTGGTCAGTTTGTTTTCTGCTTGTGCTGAGCTTGGTGCTTTGGCATTGGGTAACAGAATTCACGTGTATATAGTGAAGGTTGGTTTGAGTGAGAATTTGCATGTTAAGAATGCGCTTTTGGACCTTTATGCAAAGTGTGGTAGCATTAGAGAGGCAAAGAAAGTATTTAATGAGATGAAGGAAAGGAATGTTGTTTCTTGGAGTTCTTTGATTGTTGGATTGGCTGTCAATGGCTTTGTTAAGGAAGCACTTCAGCTTTTCAAGGAGATGGAAAGAAAGGGATTGGTGCCTAGTGAAGTTACTTTTGTTGGGGTTCTCTATGCTTGTAGTCATTGCGGGATGGTTGATGAAGGTTTCGATTATTTTACGAGGATGAAAGAGGAATATGGTATTTTGCCCAAGATAGAACATCATGGTTGCATGGTTGATCTGTTGAGTAGGGCTGGCTTGGTAAAGGAGGCATATCACTACATCCAAAACATGCCATTGCAGCCTAATGCTGTTATTTGGAGGACATTGCTCGGAGCATGCACCACATATGGCCATTTGACTTTAGGAGAGTATGCAAGAGCTCAAATTTTACAGCTGGAACCTGGATGTAGTGGTGACTACGTGCTCCTCTCGAACCTATATGCATCAGAGCAACGCTGGTCTGATGTGCACATCTTGAGGCGAAAAATGCTTAGGGAAGGGGTGAAGAAAGTACCAGGTTATAGCCTTGTAGAGTTGGGCAATCATGTGTACGAATTTGTCATGGGCGATAGATCTCATCCTCAAAGTGAGGAAATCTATGCAATGCTAGCAGAAATCACAAAGAGGTTAAGATTAGAAGGTTATGCTCCCCATACAGCCAATGTGCTTGCTGATatagaggaagaagaaaaggagaatGCTTTGTCTTACCATAGCGAGAAGATTGCAATTGCTTTCATGCTGCTTAAGACAGCACCAGGTACCCCAATCAGGGTTGTGAAGAATTTGAGAGTTTGTGCAGATTGTCATATGGCCATTAAGCTTCTATCAAAAGTTTTCAAACGAGAGATTATCATCAGGGATCGAAGTAGGTTTCACCATTTCAGAAACGGTTCTTGTTCTTGTATGGATTACTGGTAG